In Vanacampus margaritifer isolate UIUO_Vmar chromosome 9, RoL_Vmar_1.0, whole genome shotgun sequence, the following proteins share a genomic window:
- the cnih4 gene encoding protein cornichon homolog 4 produces the protein MDAAVFILSLIDCCALIFLAVYFIITLSDLECDYINARACCSKLNKWVIPEMVGQCLSTVLMLVSTHWFVFLLNLPVAAWDIYRYVKVPMGNMGVFDPTEIHNRGQLKSHMKEAMIKLGYHLLCFFIYLYSMILSLIND, from the exons ATGGACGCCGCTGTGTTTATTCTGTCGCTGATCGACTGTTGTGCACTGATTTTTCTAGCGGTCTATTTT ATTATCACCTTGTCTGATTTAGAATGCGACTACATCAACGCCAGAGCATGTTGCTCGAAACTCAACAAA TGGGTAATACCAGAGATGGTTGGCCAGTGTCTGTCCACGGTGCTGATGTTGGTCTCCACACACTGGTTCGTCTTCTTACTCAACCTTCCTGTAGCAGCTTGGGACATTTATAG ATACGTGAAGGTCCCGATGGGCAACATGGGCGTGTTCGACCCCACGGAAATCCACAACCGGGGGCAGCTCAAGTCCCACATGAAGGAGGCCATGATCAAACTCGGCTACCACCTACTTTGcttcttcatttatttgtacAG CATGATTCTATCCCTGATCAACGACTGA